A single genomic interval of Spirosoma linguale DSM 74 harbors:
- a CDS encoding addiction module toxin, Txe/YoeB family (TIGRFAM: addiction module toxin, Txe/YoeB family~PFAM: Addiction module toxin Txe/YoeB~KEGG: aby:p1ABAYE0005 putative toxin) has product MRTTRIQPEALEHLSEWATYEPKLLKRIFRILEECCRTPFEGIGKPEALKGDKRGLWSRRITDEHRIVYDVTDSEIIVHALKGHYED; this is encoded by the coding sequence ATGAGGACTACGCGCATTCAGCCCGAAGCACTCGAACACTTGTCAGAATGGGCCACCTATGAACCCAAGCTCCTGAAACGTATTTTTCGCATCCTTGAAGAATGTTGCCGAACACCTTTTGAAGGCATCGGAAAACCTGAAGCACTGAAAGGAGATAAACGAGGGCTTTGGTCACGCCGAATTACCGACGAACATAGAATTGTGTATGACGTAACGGATTCTGAAATTATCGTTCATGCATTGAAAGGGCATTATGAAGATTAG
- a CDS encoding Biopolymer transport protein ExbD/TolR (PFAM: Biopolymer transport protein ExbD/TolR), producing the protein MLLSIIHQPNINVMLKTRRTYTPIRIDMTPFVSVALLLIVFFVLMKMVQRPNQLQVQLPEDGHCIWYNPNADASLFLLANNRIGFLTYRPDGSGAEFIETDYSFKGLRQQLMYLMPNRRTIVLITPTQQATFKNIVDVLDELQIQGPINFRLSYEITPGERKMLHSYEVYKASHPKRPILVHLPLYPHRLIDA; encoded by the coding sequence ATGTTGCTCTCCATCATCCATCAGCCAAACATAAATGTCATGCTGAAAACCCGCCGAACGTATACGCCAATTCGTATCGACATGACACCGTTCGTGTCGGTTGCGTTACTGTTGATTGTCTTTTTTGTGTTGATGAAGATGGTGCAACGACCGAATCAGTTGCAAGTTCAATTACCCGAAGATGGTCATTGTATCTGGTACAACCCGAACGCTGATGCCAGTTTATTTCTACTGGCGAATAATAGAATTGGGTTTCTTACCTACAGACCTGACGGTTCTGGAGCTGAGTTTATTGAAACAGACTATTCGTTCAAAGGACTTAGGCAGCAGTTAATGTATCTCATGCCGAACAGGCGCACAATTGTTCTGATTACACCGACTCAGCAGGCCACTTTTAAAAACATTGTGGATGTGTTGGATGAACTCCAAATTCAGGGACCAATAAATTTCAGGCTTAGCTATGAGATTACACCTGGCGAACGTAAAATGCTTCATAGCTATGAGGTATATAAAGCAAGTCATCCTAAGCGACCGATTCTGGTGCATTTGCCGTTGTATCCTCACCGACTAATTGACGCCTGA